A region of Clostridiales bacterium DNA encodes the following proteins:
- a CDS encoding VanZ family protein → MNYVYSFMCFILPSVVWQIINRDKLKKNLVKHIIWSYVFIIYCYLVVEVAADMGTLWDLLHNRSIIGQVYLKPLIVNELRSHVLNIIMFVPLGFLLPCIWNEFRNVFEVLKIGFFLSLVIEVSQMFCYRVTDVNDLITNTTGAIVGYGIWEFMQGVFGTRKKRDNMITKEEAIVYIFGGTCGIFMLYSRRLFT, encoded by the coding sequence ATGAATTATGTATATTCATTTATGTGTTTTATTTTGCCAAGTGTGGTGTGGCAGATAATCAATAGGGATAAATTAAAAAAGAATCTTGTTAAGCATATTATATGGTCATATGTATTCATAATATACTGTTATTTGGTTGTTGAAGTGGCAGCAGATATGGGAACACTATGGGATTTATTGCATAATCGTTCTATAATAGGACAAGTTTATTTAAAACCTCTCATTGTAAATGAATTAAGATCACATGTATTAAATATAATTATGTTTGTACCGTTGGGATTTTTGTTACCGTGTATATGGAATGAATTTAGAAATGTTTTTGAAGTTTTGAAGATAGGATTTTTCTTGTCTCTTGTAATCGAAGTAAGTCAAATGTTTTGTTATAGAGTAACAGATGTTAACGATTTGATAACTAATACGACAGGAGCGATTGTTGGGTATGGGATATGGGAATTTATGCAAGGTGTTTTTGGAACAAGAAAAAAAAGAGATAATATGATTACAAAAGAAGAAGCTATAGTATATATTTTTGGAGGAACTTGTGGTATATTTATGTTGTATAGTCGAAGATTATTCACATAG
- a CDS encoding NAD(P)H-dependent oxidoreductase, whose protein sequence is MKKILVAYFSVSGRTRQVAQKLAKCINADLYEIIPAEPYTDNDIDWRSNKENRASIEMKDKFSRPKIANGVQDMAKYDKIYLGFPIWWYVAPRIVNTFLESYNMFGKVIVPFGTSGGSGLGKTNLILSPSCEGAILKDGRVFSPDVDETTLKEWAMKVIN, encoded by the coding sequence ATGAAGAAGATATTGGTGGCTTATTTTAGTGTGAGTGGTAGAACTAGACAGGTTGCACAAAAGTTGGCAAAATGTATAAATGCTGATTTGTATGAGATTATTCCAGCAGAACCGTATACTGATAATGATATAGACTGGCGATCCAATAAGGAGAATCGAGCATCGATAGAGATGAAAGATAAATTTTCGCGTCCGAAGATAGCAAATGGGGTACAAGATATGGCAAAGTATGATAAGATATATTTGGGATTTCCAATATGGTGGTACGTCGCTCCCAGAATTGTGAATACCTTTCTTGAATCGTATAATATGTTCGGGAAAGTTATTGTGCCATTTGGTACATCTGGTGGAAGTGGTCTGGGGAAAACAAATCTTATACTTAGCCCTTCATGTGAAGGCGCGATATTAAAGGATGGAAGGGTATTTAGCCCCGATGTTGATGAGACTACACTTAAAGAATGGGCGATGAAAGTGATTAATTAG
- a CDS encoding NAD(P)-dependent oxidoreductase codes for MAKRFLITGGAGFLGINLTRYLVEKGFDVTSLDIAKFDYPDMIDKIRVITGDIRNTDDLDLAMKDVDIVVHAAAALPLYSEQDIYSTDVDGTRNVLEVAFRHNIKQVIFISSTSVYGIPDHHPLYETDPLIGVGPYGKSKIKAEEICHEYRKKGMIVPILRPKSFIGPERLGVFALFYDWARCGKNFPMIGKGNNLYQFLDVADLCDAIYSTTTLDENIVNDTFNIGAKEFSTMKNDYQYILDYAGFGKKIICFPEKFMIICLKILEFMHLSPLYKWVYETAGKESFVSIDKATKLLGFNPKYSNKDALLRNYKWYLENLSSFEHKSGVSHRVPWSQGILKIAKLFF; via the coding sequence ATGGCAAAAAGATTTCTTATTACAGGTGGAGCAGGTTTTTTGGGAATAAATCTTACTCGATATTTAGTTGAAAAAGGATTTGATGTAACTTCTCTTGATATTGCAAAATTCGATTATCCTGACATGATAGATAAAATACGTGTCATTACAGGCGATATTCGAAATACTGATGACCTAGACCTTGCAATGAAAGACGTCGATATTGTTGTTCATGCTGCAGCGGCTCTACCTTTATATAGTGAACAAGACATTTATTCAACAGATGTTGATGGTACTCGTAATGTATTGGAAGTAGCTTTTAGACATAACATAAAACAAGTTATATTTATATCCTCAACATCTGTTTATGGCATTCCAGATCATCATCCATTGTACGAAACAGATCCTTTAATTGGTGTTGGGCCTTATGGAAAATCTAAAATTAAAGCTGAAGAAATCTGTCACGAATATAGGAAAAAAGGTATGATTGTACCTATCCTTCGTCCAAAGTCATTTATCGGACCTGAGCGTCTGGGTGTATTTGCTCTATTTTATGATTGGGCACGATGTGGCAAAAATTTTCCTATGATCGGCAAAGGCAACAATCTATATCAATTTCTAGATGTAGCGGACCTTTGCGATGCAATATACTCTACAACCACGCTAGACGAAAATATAGTAAATGACACGTTTAACATTGGTGCAAAAGAATTCTCAACAATGAAAAATGATTATCAATACATATTAGATTACGCAGGCTTTGGCAAAAAAATTATTTGCTTCCCTGAGAAGTTTATGATAATTTGTCTAAAAATTTTAGAATTCATGCATCTTTCGCCTCTATATAAATGGGTATACGAAACTGCTGGCAAAGAGTCTTTTGTGTCAATAGATAAAGCTACAAAATTACTTGGTTTTAATCCCAAATATTCAAATAAAGATGCTCTTCTTCGAAATTATAAGTGGTATCTTGAGAACTTATCGTCATTTGAACATAAATCGGGCGTATCACACCGAGTACCGTGGAGTCAAGGCATACTAAAAATAGCAAAATTATTTTTTTAA
- a CDS encoding ribulose-phosphate 3-epimerase, which yields MIKIAPSILSADFANLGDEIKKIDECGADMVHVDVMDGVFVPNITIGAGVVGGLRKYTKLEFDVHLMIENPDKHIEDFVKAGSDIITVHVESTKHLHRTIQNVKKRGVKCGVSLNPATSLKDIEWVLQDVDMVLLMTVNPGFGGQAYIKNMTDKVRMLRNILDDRGLDVDIEVDGGVSEDNIKMLSKAGANVFVSGSTIFKSNDIQKTISDLRKLAEGER from the coding sequence ATGATAAAGATAGCGCCGTCTATATTGTCAGCGGATTTTGCTAATTTAGGAGACGAAATAAAAAAGATTGATGAATGTGGAGCAGATATGGTGCATGTGGATGTTATGGATGGGGTTTTTGTTCCTAATATAACTATTGGAGCAGGAGTTGTAGGGGGATTACGAAAGTACACAAAGCTTGAGTTTGATGTACATTTAATGATAGAAAATCCCGATAAGCATATAGAAGACTTTGTAAAAGCGGGCAGCGATATAATAACGGTGCATGTCGAGAGTACAAAGCACTTGCATAGGACAATACAAAACGTAAAGAAAAGAGGAGTAAAGTGTGGAGTGTCGCTAAATCCGGCCACATCATTAAAGGATATAGAATGGGTGTTACAGGATGTAGATATGGTGTTGTTAATGACGGTAAATCCTGGCTTTGGAGGACAAGCATACATAAAGAATATGACAGATAAAGTACGAATGTTGAGAAATATCCTAGATGATAGGGGACTTGATGTCGATATAGAAGTTGATGGAGGAGTATCAGAAGATAATATTAAAATGTTATCAAAAGCAGGAGCGAATGTATTTGTATCAGGTTCTACTATATTTAAATCTAATGATATACAAAAAACAATTTCCGATTTAAGGAAACTTGCGGAAGGAGAAAGGTGA
- a CDS encoding DUF4153 domain-containing protein — MEKIKKLLNTMKEIIMRFPGAVLFLVIFCIFNPVRLVFNSIKLGDKDFLDSCLKMCSYGFNLSFILEILLENLRQKRVRFRLICYSLIAVFIGTLWVSGFFKQDMVAVWGVSTALSCLMLLVFANKDRGSFEFNWIKLFESAFLAFMYSIAAVFAVELLVLAVDGLIGFKAGKLYLDIFWVGTTLVSGFIFLAKIPKIGDQLECPLFIKNIFRYIVIPFVSIAIVIAYVYLIKFYVKIDLSELKILAISLPLTFMVVFTCFFAKIFESRGMEILKKVMLLLLIPIVCLGVGADIMEIKKEALTIENILIAKTYLVLIVFMVLILIKKSKYQHLGLLFAAVLMLISTVGPLKMQNLVLKSQEKRVISVLTRNNMLKDNKFVGVENISQEDYEEIRKAMNELREYKLAGPEFFESVGMSEKDFSEPWENWKIERKFEKEAKKEASDESADISEKNKRDQEV, encoded by the coding sequence ATGGAAAAAATTAAAAAGTTGTTAAATACAATGAAAGAAATAATAATGAGGTTCCCAGGGGCGGTATTGTTCCTTGTGATATTTTGTATTTTTAATCCTGTTAGATTGGTTTTTAACTCTATTAAATTGGGTGATAAAGACTTTTTAGATAGTTGTCTTAAAATGTGTTCATATGGATTTAATTTGTCTTTTATTCTTGAGATATTATTGGAGAATTTAAGGCAAAAGAGAGTTAGATTTAGGCTCATTTGTTATAGTTTAATCGCGGTGTTTATTGGAACTTTATGGGTAAGTGGTTTCTTTAAACAAGATATGGTAGCAGTTTGGGGAGTATCCACGGCTCTTAGTTGTTTAATGTTATTGGTTTTTGCTAATAAAGACAGAGGATCTTTTGAGTTTAACTGGATAAAGCTTTTTGAGAGTGCGTTTTTGGCGTTTATGTATTCTATCGCTGCTGTATTTGCAGTAGAGCTTTTGGTACTTGCAGTAGATGGATTGATAGGATTTAAGGCAGGGAAGCTGTACTTGGATATATTTTGGGTAGGTACGACATTGGTTAGTGGTTTTATATTTCTTGCTAAAATACCAAAGATTGGAGATCAGTTAGAATGTCCTCTTTTCATAAAAAATATATTTAGGTATATAGTTATTCCATTTGTAAGTATTGCAATAGTCATTGCATATGTGTACCTTATAAAGTTTTATGTAAAAATAGATTTGAGTGAATTAAAAATTCTAGCTATTTCGTTACCACTTACTTTTATGGTTGTATTCACATGTTTCTTTGCAAAAATATTTGAGAGTAGAGGCATGGAGATATTAAAAAAAGTTATGTTGTTGCTATTGATACCAATAGTGTGTCTAGGAGTGGGTGCTGATATTATGGAAATAAAAAAAGAAGCACTAACTATTGAGAATATTTTAATAGCGAAGACATACCTAGTGTTGATTGTATTTATGGTGTTGATTTTGATCAAGAAGTCTAAGTATCAACATTTGGGATTATTATTTGCAGCGGTATTGATGTTAATAAGTACAGTAGGTCCTTTGAAGATGCAAAATTTAGTTTTGAAAAGTCAGGAAAAGAGAGTTATATCTGTATTGACAAGAAATAATATGTTAAAAGATAATAAGTTTGTTGGAGTTGAGAATATATCCCAAGAAGATTATGAAGAGATAAGAAAAGCAATGAATGAGCTTAGAGAGTATAAGTTAGCTGGACCAGAGTTTTTTGAAAGTGTGGGAATGAGTGAAAAGGACTTTAGTGAACCATGGGAGAACTGGAAGATAGAAAGAAAATTCGAAAAGGAAGCTAAGAAAGAGGCATCAGATGAGTCAGCAGATATTAGTGAAAAAAACAAGAGAGATCAAGAAGTATAA
- a CDS encoding thiamine diphosphokinase, with amino-acid sequence MKGLIICGGRIKDKEFLRNYTKDVDFVICADRGGLYAKDMDIMPDLLLGDMDSIPGCILEEYKNKKVDMTLYPSEKDMTDSEIAILRAVEMGADELIIMGALGSRLDHSLANICMLKKLVDMHIKATIVDENNEITLIDNELELKKDDEYMLSLLPLTPKVTGVTLKGLKYTLEDGTLEMGTSLGVSNEFEDDVAKITIKDGLLLVIKSKD; translated from the coding sequence ATGAAAGGGCTTATTATTTGTGGCGGTAGAATAAAAGATAAGGAATTTTTGAGAAATTATACAAAAGATGTAGATTTTGTTATATGTGCTGACAGAGGAGGATTATATGCAAAAGATATGGACATTATGCCTGATTTGTTGTTAGGTGATATGGATTCTATACCAGGCTGTATCCTAGAGGAGTACAAAAATAAAAAAGTAGACATGACTTTGTATCCGTCTGAAAAGGACATGACAGATTCAGAGATAGCTATATTGCGAGCTGTAGAAATGGGAGCAGATGAGCTTATTATAATGGGAGCTTTGGGTAGCAGGTTAGATCATTCGTTAGCGAATATATGCATGTTAAAGAAATTGGTGGATATGCATATTAAGGCGACGATTGTTGACGAGAATAATGAGATAACATTGATAGATAATGAGCTAGAGCTAAAAAAAGATGATGAGTATATGCTAAGTCTTTTGCCGCTAACTCCAAAAGTAACTGGTGTTACGCTAAAAGGACTTAAGTATACTCTAGAGGATGGAACGCTAGAGATGGGGACTAGTCTTGGTGTATCTAATGAATTTGAAGATGATGTAGCCAAGATAACGATAAAAGACGGACTGTTGTTGGTGATAAAATCGAAGGACTAG
- the holA gene encoding DNA polymerase III subunit delta — protein MSSNILKQELKNRVVRNVYLLYGEEDYLKKFYAKKIEEIVLEKDFGDINRFVIEEPKDVSKIEDLCETLPCFADKKFILVRNSSFFKSTKKEAKLKKEKLEKLIEILPEYVCLVFVEIEIDKRLKAVKAIEKKGLTVEFGIQGDTVLLKWVEKEMKKYGKIVHPSVAIKIIQYCDSCMEQICTEMEKLRLYVDDREEITDLDVENVCIKSVNVRIFDLIDNISLGRSDLALKNFRDMLILKEPVPKIMYMIIRHVVKLLDMKMLFEEGLGVKDCVSIMKIAPYAANKMAGQIKNFDVRTLKRALKGMLELDQKIKIGEIKDVLAVEVAIVKLCSLV, from the coding sequence ATGAGTTCAAATATACTAAAGCAAGAGCTTAAAAATAGAGTTGTTAGGAATGTGTATTTGCTGTACGGAGAAGAAGATTATCTTAAGAAGTTTTATGCTAAAAAGATTGAAGAAATTGTTTTAGAAAAAGATTTCGGTGACATTAACAGGTTTGTAATTGAAGAGCCAAAAGATGTCTCTAAAATTGAAGACTTATGTGAGACTCTACCTTGTTTTGCAGATAAGAAATTTATCCTTGTTAGGAATAGTTCGTTTTTTAAATCGACCAAAAAGGAAGCAAAGTTGAAAAAGGAAAAATTAGAAAAATTAATAGAGATTCTGCCAGAATATGTGTGTTTAGTATTTGTTGAGATAGAGATAGATAAAAGACTTAAAGCAGTGAAGGCAATAGAAAAAAAAGGATTGACAGTAGAGTTTGGAATACAGGGAGATACAGTTTTGTTAAAATGGGTAGAGAAAGAAATGAAAAAATATGGCAAAATTGTACATCCTAGTGTGGCTATAAAGATTATACAATATTGTGATTCTTGTATGGAACAAATATGTACCGAGATGGAAAAGCTCAGGCTTTATGTGGATGATAGAGAAGAGATAACAGATCTAGACGTAGAAAATGTTTGTATAAAATCAGTTAATGTGCGCATTTTTGATTTGATAGATAATATATCACTTGGAAGATCAGATTTGGCATTGAAAAATTTTAGAGATATGTTAATATTAAAAGAGCCGGTTCCTAAAATAATGTATATGATTATACGACATGTGGTAAAGTTGTTGGATATGAAAATGTTATTTGAGGAGGGTTTAGGAGTAAAAGATTGCGTGTCAATAATGAAGATTGCTCCGTATGCAGCAAATAAAATGGCTGGTCAAATAAAAAATTTTGATGTAAGAACTTTAAAGAGAGCCTTAAAAGGAATGCTCGAATTGGATCAAAAAATAAAAATAGGAGAGATCAAGGATGTTTTAGCTGTAGAAGTAGCAATAGTTAAATTGTGTAGTTTAGTATAA
- a CDS encoding AbrB/MazE/SpoVT family DNA-binding domain-containing protein, translated as MKSTGIVRKLDELGRLVIPKELRKTLSIDVRDPLEIYVDGETIILKKYAPACIFCNEAKDIVNYKGKNICINCRKNLAGQA; from the coding sequence ATGAAGTCCACTGGTATAGTCAGAAAATTAGATGAATTGGGAAGATTGGTTATACCAAAAGAATTGAGGAAGACTCTTTCTATAGACGTGAGAGATCCCTTGGAAATATACGTAGATGGAGAAACTATAATATTAAAAAAATATGCTCCAGCATGTATATTCTGCAATGAAGCTAAAGATATAGTTAACTACAAGGGAAAGAATATTTGCATAAATTGTAGAAAGAATCTAGCTGGTCAGGCATAA
- the recA gene encoding recombinase RecA: protein MIEKQKALEMALGQIEKQFGKGAIMKLGENTHMNVESISTGALGLDMALGVGGVPRGRIVEIYGPESSGKTTVALHVIAEAQKNGGVAAFIDAEHALDPVYAKKLGVDIDNLLVSQPDTGEQALEIAESLARSGALDVIVVDSVAALVPKAEIDGEMGDSHIGLQARLMSQALRKLAGVINKSRTTAIFINQLREKVGIMFGNPETTPGGRALKFYATVRMDVRRIESIKNGTDFVGNRTRVKVVKNKVAPPFKEAEFDIIYGEGISKEGSILDVAVDLDIVNKSGSWFSYNGQRLAQGRENVKKCLKDNKELYSEIEKKVREHFANLGGVAQVDEEEETLKN, encoded by the coding sequence ATGATAGAAAAACAGAAGGCACTAGAGATGGCACTGGGACAAATAGAAAAACAATTTGGAAAAGGGGCCATAATGAAGCTTGGCGAAAATACACATATGAATGTTGAATCTATATCAACAGGTGCATTGGGTTTAGACATGGCTTTGGGTGTTGGAGGAGTGCCAAGAGGGAGAATAGTAGAGATATATGGGCCAGAGTCATCAGGAAAAACAACTGTTGCATTACATGTCATAGCGGAAGCTCAGAAAAATGGGGGAGTTGCTGCATTTATAGATGCAGAGCACGCGTTGGATCCGGTGTATGCAAAGAAACTTGGCGTAGACATAGATAATTTATTGGTATCGCAACCAGATACAGGGGAGCAAGCATTGGAAATAGCAGAATCATTGGCAAGAAGTGGAGCGTTAGATGTAATTGTAGTGGACTCAGTTGCAGCGCTAGTACCAAAAGCAGAGATAGATGGAGAAATGGGAGATTCTCATATAGGTTTGCAAGCGAGACTTATGTCGCAGGCGCTAAGAAAATTAGCTGGCGTTATAAATAAGTCTAGAACAACAGCGATATTTATAAATCAGTTAAGAGAAAAGGTAGGGATAATGTTTGGAAATCCGGAGACTACACCAGGAGGAAGGGCATTAAAATTTTATGCTACAGTTAGAATGGACGTAAGAAGGATAGAATCAATAAAAAATGGTACGGATTTTGTAGGAAATAGAACGCGAGTGAAAGTTGTAAAGAATAAAGTCGCACCACCATTTAAGGAAGCTGAGTTTGATATAATATATGGAGAAGGGATTTCAAAAGAAGGAAGTATACTTGACGTTGCAGTAGATTTAGATATAGTGAATAAAAGTGGATCGTGGTTTTCATATAATGGACAAAGGTTGGCACAAGGAAGAGAAAACGTTAAAAAGTGCCTTAAGGATAATAAAGAGTTGTATAGTGAAATAGAGAAAAAGGTAAGGGAGCATTTTGCAAATCTTGGGGGAGTTGCTCAGGTTGATGAAGAGGAAGAGACTCTTAAAAATTAA
- a CDS encoding calcium-translocating P-type ATPase, PMCA-type, with product MDDVYLTIEEVLNKYNTNRKTGLSIEQVHNASSLYGANKLKDKKQKPLITRFIDQFKDIMIIILLIASAVSFGVAIMEKDQSELVEPILIVAIVIANAILGVIQEGKAERSLEALKKMSALNARVIREGQECIIPSVDVVVGDVIKLEAGDFIPADARLIESVNLKCEESILTGESLPSEKDAGCEVPVDASLGDRKNMIFSGCSVVSGTALAVVVATGMKTQVGDIANLLDREEDQKTPLQEKIASLSKYLGLVSILACVVVFIIGMINGMRLKDIFMVSIALAVSAIPEGLPAIITIVLAMGVTKMAKKNAIIRKLPAVEILGSASVICSDKTGTLTQNRMTLVEIYTPGSGEIEKVSDNNSNDAKKLLEYATMCCDGVITVEDGLEHHIGDPTETAIIKACMINGILKEEINEKSPRVASIPFDSDRKLMTSVNIIDGKKVVIVKGAFDEMKSRCVNQDLAAAKEHNDEMSSRALRVIAVAYKYTDNVSAEDLEDGLIFLGLLGMIDPPRDEAREAVALCKRAKIRPVMITGDHIITAKAIAKDIGIMDDGDLAITGRELDKMDEDEFLDAVDNISVYARVSPQNKIRIVNAWQKRNHVVAMTGDGVNDAPALKAADIGCAMGITGTDVAKNASDMILTDDNFATIVQAVSEGRLIYKNIKKVIEYLVGSNIGELLTVFIAMVLWGLSPLESMQLLWINLITDGFPAIALGMSKGSDDIMLKGPNSKDENLFYGELGKRVLLEGMIIGTVTTIAFYIGSRFGVVGGRTFAFIVLSLTQVINVFNIKTDKSILKEDVFDNSYLNWACLSSLALMCVVLFTPLGKIFGLCKLQSTYYIVAILLSLFPTVLFEILKIRNQKRED from the coding sequence ATGGATGATGTTTATTTAACAATAGAGGAAGTTTTAAATAAATATAACACAAACAGAAAAACAGGGTTATCTATTGAACAAGTCCATAATGCAAGTTCCCTTTATGGTGCCAATAAACTAAAAGATAAGAAGCAAAAGCCGTTGATAACTAGGTTTATTGATCAGTTTAAAGATATAATGATAATAATTTTATTAATTGCGTCAGCTGTGTCATTTGGTGTGGCAATTATGGAAAAGGATCAAAGCGAATTGGTAGAACCAATATTAATAGTAGCTATAGTTATAGCTAATGCTATACTAGGTGTGATCCAAGAGGGTAAAGCTGAGCGATCACTTGAGGCGTTAAAAAAGATGTCAGCATTAAATGCACGAGTAATAAGAGAGGGGCAGGAGTGTATTATACCAAGTGTAGATGTGGTGGTGGGTGACGTAATAAAATTGGAAGCAGGGGATTTTATTCCAGCTGATGCACGTCTTATAGAGAGTGTAAATTTAAAGTGTGAAGAATCAATATTAACGGGAGAATCCTTACCCAGCGAGAAGGATGCGGGATGTGAAGTCCCAGTAGATGCATCGCTAGGGGACAGGAAAAATATGATTTTTTCTGGATGTAGTGTTGTGTCAGGTACGGCGTTGGCAGTTGTTGTTGCAACGGGAATGAAGACCCAGGTTGGAGATATTGCAAATCTATTGGATAGAGAAGAAGATCAAAAAACGCCACTTCAAGAGAAAATAGCAAGCCTTAGTAAATATCTAGGGCTGGTTTCTATTTTGGCATGTGTGGTCGTATTTATTATAGGTATGATTAATGGTATGAGATTAAAGGATATTTTTATGGTGTCAATAGCACTTGCGGTTTCAGCTATTCCAGAAGGCTTGCCGGCTATCATAACTATAGTTTTGGCGATGGGTGTAACAAAGATGGCAAAGAAAAATGCAATTATACGAAAATTGCCTGCAGTTGAGATATTGGGTAGTGCATCGGTGATTTGTTCAGATAAGACAGGGACCCTTACACAAAATAGAATGACCTTGGTTGAGATATATACACCAGGATCAGGAGAAATTGAGAAAGTGAGTGACAATAATTCAAATGATGCAAAAAAATTGTTAGAGTACGCGACAATGTGTTGCGATGGAGTCATAACAGTAGAAGATGGTTTAGAACATCACATTGGGGATCCAACTGAAACGGCCATAATAAAAGCTTGTATGATAAATGGAATATTAAAGGAGGAGATAAATGAAAAAAGCCCAAGAGTCGCAAGTATTCCATTTGATTCTGATAGGAAATTGATGACTAGCGTTAATATAATAGACGGGAAAAAAGTTGTTATAGTAAAAGGTGCGTTTGATGAGATGAAAAGTAGGTGTGTCAATCAAGATTTGGCAGCTGCAAAAGAGCATAATGATGAGATGAGTAGTAGGGCGCTTAGGGTAATAGCAGTAGCATACAAATATACAGATAATGTGTCGGCAGAGGATTTAGAGGATGGACTTATATTTCTAGGCCTATTGGGCATGATTGATCCACCAAGAGATGAAGCTAGGGAGGCAGTGGCTTTATGTAAAAGGGCGAAGATACGTCCAGTTATGATAACGGGAGATCATATAATTACTGCAAAGGCGATAGCAAAAGATATTGGTATAATGGATGACGGTGATTTGGCTATTACAGGACGAGAGCTAGATAAAATGGATGAAGATGAGTTTTTGGATGCTGTAGACAACATATCAGTGTATGCTAGGGTATCTCCGCAAAATAAAATAAGGATAGTGAATGCATGGCAAAAGCGAAATCATGTGGTTGCGATGACAGGGGATGGAGTAAATGATGCACCAGCATTAAAAGCTGCTGACATAGGATGTGCTATGGGTATTACAGGAACTGATGTAGCGAAAAATGCATCTGATATGATATTAACAGACGATAATTTTGCTACAATAGTTCAGGCGGTATCTGAAGGAAGATTGATATATAAAAACATAAAAAAAGTTATAGAGTATCTTGTAGGAAGTAATATAGGAGAGCTTCTAACAGTGTTTATTGCTATGGTATTGTGGGGATTGAGTCCATTGGAATCTATGCAGCTTTTGTGGATAAATTTGATAACAGATGGATTTCCGGCAATAGCGCTAGGTATGTCAAAAGGATCGGATGATATAATGCTTAAAGGGCCTAATAGTAAGGATGAAAATCTCTTTTATGGAGAACTAGGAAAAAGGGTTTTATTAGAGGGTATGATAATAGGAACAGTGACAACTATAGCTTTTTATATTGGCAGTAGATTTGGAGTAGTAGGGGGAAGAACATTTGCATTTATAGTCTTGTCGTTAACTCAAGTAATAAATGTGTTTAATATAAAAACTGATAAATCAATATTAAAAGAAGATGTTTTTGATAATAGTTATTTAAATTGGGCATGTCTTAGTTCATTGGCTTTAATGTGTGTTGTGTTATTTACACCACTGGGTAAGATATTTGGTTTATGTAAATTACAGAGCACGTATTATATTGTAGCTATATTGCTTTCTTTATTTCCAACAGTGCTATTTGAGATATTGAAAATTAGGAATCAGAAAAGAGAGGATTAG
- a CDS encoding transposase, which yields MQFIEYKAKRVGISVEYVNPAYTSQKCPICGSVHHANDRSYVCECGFHTHRDLLGAMNICRSTEYVGNRHTA from the coding sequence ATGCAATTTATAGAATACAAAGCAAAACGTGTAGGGATATCGGTTGAATATGTAAATCCTGCTTATACGAGCCAGAAGTGTCCAATTTGTGGGAGTGTGCATCACGCAAATGATAGAAGCTATGTGTGTGAATGCGGATTTCACACACATAGGGACTTGCTTGGAGCAATGAATATATGTAGATCAACTGAGTATGTTGGTAACAGACATACTGCATAG